In one window of Leguminivora glycinivorella isolate SPB_JAAS2020 chromosome 10, LegGlyc_1.1, whole genome shotgun sequence DNA:
- the LOC125230102 gene encoding uncharacterized protein LOC125230102 isoform X1 codes for MSNEMQTQIGSGLQRSYRMQDFASPGVIMRERSFIRPQSHHNMHHNQFPNNGKRRSMILTNAKGKPTLEIYRPPGVRTDAPASTNKLNVHAKEFTMAKPADQQNRPAMGVTFGGGLQHSRSAVLSAQVPPHYRPVMPVHALLNSASSGHVAQGPRVHFKLQPQQNFPEKKKSPPSSLSNGNGKSIRPQFMPGLKRSKSLTSADALASGMAALGLAADAGDLGNFPQEIQECIDKALEDPNSVCARTLMDAVGHLVSRAVESPRYALPAARRCIAVVEREQTETFLESLLNTCQQWYHDREKLLGTIVGGGRPRLMAFLSFLLEMYCQLRRRAIQRRGASAQPGHVLLTLICKCCEDCIRQPVPSAGDTENLFFVLTYIGRDLEQALPGDLERLLTAVRDAFLNTHAAPSTRRTLLQLIELHASRWQLPGCAVLYYYPSSK; via the exons ATGAGCAACGAGATGCAAACACAGATAGGTAGTGGGCTGCAGAGGAGCTACAGGATGCAGGACTTTGCGTCGCCTGGCGTTATAATGAGGGAGCGCAGTTTCATCCGCCCTCAGTCGCACCATAACATGCACCATAATCAG TTTCCGAACAACGGGAAGCGGCGGAGCATGATTCTGACCAACGCCAAGGGCAAACCCACGCTGGAGATATACAGACCCCCAG GTGTCCGCACAGACGCACCAGCCTCCACCAACAAGCTGAACGTCCACGCCAAGGAGTTCACCATGGCCAAGCCCGCTGATCAGCAGAATCG ACCAGCAATGGGCGTGACCTTCGGCGGAGGGCTGCAGCACTCGCGCTCGGCCGTGCTGTCGGCGCAGGTGCCGCCGCACTACCGGCCCGTGATGCCCGTGCACGCTCTCCTCAACAGCGCCTCCAGCGGCCACGTGGCGCAG GGTCCACGTGTCCACTTTAAGCTGCAGCCGCAGCAGAACTTCCCAGAGAAGAAGAAGTCCCCTCCCTCCTCCCTTTCCAACGGGAACGGGAAGAGCATTCGTCCGCAGTTCATGCCCGGCCTGAAGAGGTCCAAGTCGCTCACGTCAGCTGATGCCTTAGCGAGCGGCATGGCGGCGTTAGGACTGGCGGCCGATGCTGGGGACCTGGGCAACTTCCCGCAGGAGATTCAGGAGTGCATCGACAAGGCACTAGAAG ACCCGAACTCCGTATGCGCTCGCACACTAATGGACGCCGTGGGGCACCTGGTGTCTCGCGCCGTGGAGTCTCCGCGCTACGCGCtgccggcggcgcggcgctgcaTCGCCGTGGTGGAGCGCGAGCAGACCGAGACCTTCCTCGAGTCGCTGCTCAACACGTGCCAGCAGTGGTACCACGACCGCGAGAAG CTGCTGGGCACGATCGTGGGCGGAGGCCGGCCGCGCCTCATGGCGTTCCTGTCGTTCCTACTAGAGATGTACTGCCAACTACGACGTCGAGCCATCCAGCGACGCGGGGCGTCAGCACAGCCAGGACACGTCTTGCTCACGCTTATCTGCAAGTGTTGTGAGGATTGCATCCGCCAGCCTGTGCCTTCTGCTGGAGAC ACGGAGAACTTGTTCTTCGTGCTGACGTACATCGGGCGCGACCTGGAGCAGGCGCTGCCGGGCGACCTGGAGCGGCTGCTGACGGCGGTGCGGGACGCCTTCCTCAACACGCACGCGGCGCCGTCCACGCGGCGCACGCTGCTGCAGCTCATCGAGCTGCACGCCAGCCGCTGGCAGCTGCCCGGCTGCGCCGTGCTCTACTACTACCCCTCCTCCAAGTAG
- the LOC125230102 gene encoding uncharacterized protein LOC125230102 isoform X2 translates to MSNEMQTQIGSGLQRSYRMQDFASPGVIMRERSFIRPQSHHNMHHNQFPNNGKRRSMILTNAKGKPTLEIYRPPDAPASTNKLNVHAKEFTMAKPADQQNRPAMGVTFGGGLQHSRSAVLSAQVPPHYRPVMPVHALLNSASSGHVAQGPRVHFKLQPQQNFPEKKKSPPSSLSNGNGKSIRPQFMPGLKRSKSLTSADALASGMAALGLAADAGDLGNFPQEIQECIDKALEDPNSVCARTLMDAVGHLVSRAVESPRYALPAARRCIAVVEREQTETFLESLLNTCQQWYHDREKLLGTIVGGGRPRLMAFLSFLLEMYCQLRRRAIQRRGASAQPGHVLLTLICKCCEDCIRQPVPSAGDTENLFFVLTYIGRDLEQALPGDLERLLTAVRDAFLNTHAAPSTRRTLLQLIELHASRWQLPGCAVLYYYPSSK, encoded by the exons ATGAGCAACGAGATGCAAACACAGATAGGTAGTGGGCTGCAGAGGAGCTACAGGATGCAGGACTTTGCGTCGCCTGGCGTTATAATGAGGGAGCGCAGTTTCATCCGCCCTCAGTCGCACCATAACATGCACCATAATCAG TTTCCGAACAACGGGAAGCGGCGGAGCATGATTCTGACCAACGCCAAGGGCAAACCCACGCTGGAGATATACAGACCCCCAG ACGCACCAGCCTCCACCAACAAGCTGAACGTCCACGCCAAGGAGTTCACCATGGCCAAGCCCGCTGATCAGCAGAATCG ACCAGCAATGGGCGTGACCTTCGGCGGAGGGCTGCAGCACTCGCGCTCGGCCGTGCTGTCGGCGCAGGTGCCGCCGCACTACCGGCCCGTGATGCCCGTGCACGCTCTCCTCAACAGCGCCTCCAGCGGCCACGTGGCGCAG GGTCCACGTGTCCACTTTAAGCTGCAGCCGCAGCAGAACTTCCCAGAGAAGAAGAAGTCCCCTCCCTCCTCCCTTTCCAACGGGAACGGGAAGAGCATTCGTCCGCAGTTCATGCCCGGCCTGAAGAGGTCCAAGTCGCTCACGTCAGCTGATGCCTTAGCGAGCGGCATGGCGGCGTTAGGACTGGCGGCCGATGCTGGGGACCTGGGCAACTTCCCGCAGGAGATTCAGGAGTGCATCGACAAGGCACTAGAAG ACCCGAACTCCGTATGCGCTCGCACACTAATGGACGCCGTGGGGCACCTGGTGTCTCGCGCCGTGGAGTCTCCGCGCTACGCGCtgccggcggcgcggcgctgcaTCGCCGTGGTGGAGCGCGAGCAGACCGAGACCTTCCTCGAGTCGCTGCTCAACACGTGCCAGCAGTGGTACCACGACCGCGAGAAG CTGCTGGGCACGATCGTGGGCGGAGGCCGGCCGCGCCTCATGGCGTTCCTGTCGTTCCTACTAGAGATGTACTGCCAACTACGACGTCGAGCCATCCAGCGACGCGGGGCGTCAGCACAGCCAGGACACGTCTTGCTCACGCTTATCTGCAAGTGTTGTGAGGATTGCATCCGCCAGCCTGTGCCTTCTGCTGGAGAC ACGGAGAACTTGTTCTTCGTGCTGACGTACATCGGGCGCGACCTGGAGCAGGCGCTGCCGGGCGACCTGGAGCGGCTGCTGACGGCGGTGCGGGACGCCTTCCTCAACACGCACGCGGCGCCGTCCACGCGGCGCACGCTGCTGCAGCTCATCGAGCTGCACGCCAGCCGCTGGCAGCTGCCCGGCTGCGCCGTGCTCTACTACTACCCCTCCTCCAAGTAG
- the LOC125230102 gene encoding CBP80/20-dependent translation initiation factor isoform X3, with amino-acid sequence MVRGRFSTSDVPAMGVTFGGGLQHSRSAVLSAQVPPHYRPVMPVHALLNSASSGHVAQGPRVHFKLQPQQNFPEKKKSPPSSLSNGNGKSIRPQFMPGLKRSKSLTSADALASGMAALGLAADAGDLGNFPQEIQECIDKALEDPNSVCARTLMDAVGHLVSRAVESPRYALPAARRCIAVVEREQTETFLESLLNTCQQWYHDREKLLGTIVGGGRPRLMAFLSFLLEMYCQLRRRAIQRRGASAQPGHVLLTLICKCCEDCIRQPVPSAGDTENLFFVLTYIGRDLEQALPGDLERLLTAVRDAFLNTHAAPSTRRTLLQLIELHASRWQLPGCAVLYYYPSSK; translated from the exons atggtGCGCGGCAGGTTTTCTACTTCGGATGT ACCAGCAATGGGCGTGACCTTCGGCGGAGGGCTGCAGCACTCGCGCTCGGCCGTGCTGTCGGCGCAGGTGCCGCCGCACTACCGGCCCGTGATGCCCGTGCACGCTCTCCTCAACAGCGCCTCCAGCGGCCACGTGGCGCAG GGTCCACGTGTCCACTTTAAGCTGCAGCCGCAGCAGAACTTCCCAGAGAAGAAGAAGTCCCCTCCCTCCTCCCTTTCCAACGGGAACGGGAAGAGCATTCGTCCGCAGTTCATGCCCGGCCTGAAGAGGTCCAAGTCGCTCACGTCAGCTGATGCCTTAGCGAGCGGCATGGCGGCGTTAGGACTGGCGGCCGATGCTGGGGACCTGGGCAACTTCCCGCAGGAGATTCAGGAGTGCATCGACAAGGCACTAGAAG ACCCGAACTCCGTATGCGCTCGCACACTAATGGACGCCGTGGGGCACCTGGTGTCTCGCGCCGTGGAGTCTCCGCGCTACGCGCtgccggcggcgcggcgctgcaTCGCCGTGGTGGAGCGCGAGCAGACCGAGACCTTCCTCGAGTCGCTGCTCAACACGTGCCAGCAGTGGTACCACGACCGCGAGAAG CTGCTGGGCACGATCGTGGGCGGAGGCCGGCCGCGCCTCATGGCGTTCCTGTCGTTCCTACTAGAGATGTACTGCCAACTACGACGTCGAGCCATCCAGCGACGCGGGGCGTCAGCACAGCCAGGACACGTCTTGCTCACGCTTATCTGCAAGTGTTGTGAGGATTGCATCCGCCAGCCTGTGCCTTCTGCTGGAGAC ACGGAGAACTTGTTCTTCGTGCTGACGTACATCGGGCGCGACCTGGAGCAGGCGCTGCCGGGCGACCTGGAGCGGCTGCTGACGGCGGTGCGGGACGCCTTCCTCAACACGCACGCGGCGCCGTCCACGCGGCGCACGCTGCTGCAGCTCATCGAGCTGCACGCCAGCCGCTGGCAGCTGCCCGGCTGCGCCGTGCTCTACTACTACCCCTCCTCCAAGTAG